gagaagcactggcccgggggtttaaaataaagatgacccttgagtccgcgaaacccaagggaaaaaggctaggtggcaaatggtaaaaccaaggttggacattgctggaagagtcttattcaaggcgaactatcaaggggttcccattatcacccaaccgcgtaaggaacgcaaaattccgggaacataacaccgatatgacggaaactagggcggcaagagtggaacaaaacaccaggcaaaaggtcgagccttccaccctttaccaagtatatagatgcattaagataacaagataatataatggtatcccaacaagtaaataatgttccaacaaggaacggtctccaatcttcacctgcaactagcaacgctataagaggggctgagcaaagcggtaacatagacaatcaacggtttgctaagacatggtgggttagaggtttggcatgacaatttggaaggcatgataagcaagtggtagtcatcgtagcataggcatagcaaaagagcgagcatctagcaaagcaaagatagaagtgatttcgagggtatgatcatcttgcctgcaaagttgtcagagttgactggatcctcgaaagcaaactcgatgggctcctcattagcgaactcatctcccggctctacccaaacaagacaaacaagcaaaaggaacgcaatcaaccacgtgcacaactcaaacaacatgatgcaaacatggtatgctatgcgggatgcgatatgtgatgcatatgcaagatttgacaagagatgaatgaacctggcctcaacttggaaatccaagtgtgccactggaaaggtgagatgatttcgcttgaaaacgatataaagaacgccggaatcggagacacggtttggaaatggcgagcaaaacaaatatgacaccggtctgcgatatacaacaagtgaccaactaaatgcaacaagatgaacacgcTACagtactcaaacatggcaaaaaaatacatggcagggatccattactgaggcttaacaaaagatgaacactgaactacggccaattcatcctttaacaggttcaaacaagcatggcaaaaatgcatttgataaacacatttcagacttagtgaaattaacacttgtatggaatctcagatcaggtagcacactttggagcatgaaaactatatgctacagggcttgaacatggcaaagtaaagcatggcatggagctactcaaagagcttaaaaaagtcccttagtgaccttgagccaaaagggatcagaaaaaacatttgcaagcatgtgaacatggcaaaaacataatcagatcacagacttggtgaaaaactggagcatgcaaaacagatatcaagtaggcatgtttgcgagctcgatgcactcactataaagcaagtcatgacaatctaagcatatacccatcaagaatacacattatgcaagctagacatggcaagaacaataacatagcatgctcgtatcaactacaacatcctcggcaaaatcgctaacaagtagacaatctgcccagattcacgaaatgacaaaagtagagctcgattgactcaagctagggtgctccataattgcaaacaatgacatggctggatagagcactacaagattaacaaaacatccttactgatcatcctcaaaagaggcacggatcactaggaaacaacatgaacatatggcatattgagataagcagatcaaggacttagtggaaatgctaagtccctgaaaacagcattaacgaatgctccactttgcaagcttgtgctagtcaccacacacatcacaaaaatacatgggttgcacctctggaaagatggcaaaacatataacaaaacatatgtagaactcaggggTATATCAtgaacacaataatcatggcaaaaatgacaaatatctaaatggagcagcagatctgacaaatatctcaactagcattcttccaacagcatttcgggcatcaagatgaactcaaatgaaaatgatgcaatgagatgaaatgatgtgctctctgagacaaatattttgatatgctatatgcccaaaacggatctatggatgtaaagttacgacatgatatgagatgcatgacaacaacaacaacacagggagacaaagacccgaacccgagaaaataaaataacttaacgccggaaacgacaagagttggattacatattgggtaaatcatatccggggtgttacacctcgTCACCCCACCAAAATTGCGACACCGCGTCAATGATTTCTTTATATATTTTTTAAGGAATTTTAAAGACGGACATAGCATAAGTTGGGATAGCTTGAACAACATATTTAAGTAGAATTTCCTTTCCTCCCGCGGATAACAACTTCTCCTTCCATCCACTAATTTTTGTAATAATACGATCAATTAGGAATCGGAAGCAATCACTTTTGTCCATGCCCACATTTGCAGGTAAACCCAAAAATTTGTCATTGAGGGGTTCAGTCATAATATTCGGTGTTGTGCAGATTTGCGCTCTATCTTCTACTTTCGTATTGGGACTGAAGAAAATACTAGATTTTTCAACACTCACCAATTGCCCTGAGGTAGCACAATAAGTGGGCTACTCTATCAAACTGGAGAAAACATTTTCTCCAGTTTGATAGAGTAGGCCACAAGTGTTATTTTGAAAACATTTCAAAATAACACAAGTGTTATTTTGAAAACATTTTCTCCAATCTTCAGTGTTGTGTGAAAACATTTCAAAATAACACTTGTGGCctactctttttttttctttattgtgTGAAAACATTCGTAGGCCACAAGTGTTATTTTGAAACGAACTAACCTCGTGTGTTTTGCTGCACACAAACACACATGGGACGTGCTACGATGACTTGTAGTGTCTGCTGGAATGTTTTGAGAGCATGCTACCCCGCAAAAAATAAAATGATTGAGAGCATGCTGCAAATTTTTTCCTTTTTTAGTACTCGAACTGTTGGCTTCCATGCTGCTTAGGTGCGGTGATTTTTCATTATGGCGGCCAATGGAAATTCGGTGCATGCTTACAATTTTTTATGGCGTACACAAACTTCATCCCGATGCTGTTGTTTCGCTCGCCGCGCCGCGTTGCGGTTGCGAGCCTAGGACCGAGGTGAGTGGACGCGATTCACGATGGAGCTGAGGGAGGAAGCCAGGAGCGCATGGTGCGCGGTGATGCACCGGATGCCGAGCAGGGACACGTGGCGGCAGATCGAACAGGGGACGCGCCAAATCTTTTTCCTTTCCCAAATCCGAGCATCACACGGATCCCCTTCCAAACGCCGCCTTCTCCTTCCTTGTTTGTGCGGACGGTTTCCAAAAATTTGCCGCGTCTCCAACCCAACCCGGACCCGAGTTGATCCGCCGCCATCTCTTTCCCTCCTTATATTCCCCTTTCGCCGTTCGTTCTTGGCTTCGCAGTTCGGAGGTTGAGTGCCCGTCGCCGCCGTAAGAGAGAGGCTCAAGCAAGACAGAGAGAGAGTCAGCACCCGTCGCCGCCGCGTTCCCTTTCCCTCGTCGAGCGAGCGACCATGACGCAGCCGCCGCGTCTCCTCCCCGTAGTTGAGCGAGCGACCACGACGCTGCCGCCGCTTGGCAAGAAGACGAAGGGACGGCAGCGCAGGGAGAACCGCCGGGTGGAGGACAAGGAGTCGCGGCAGGTGACCTTCTCCAAGCGAAAGTCCGGGCTCTGGAAGAAGGCCGCGGAGCTCGCCTTGCTCTGCCGCGCCAGCCTCGCCATCGTCGTCTTCTCCGAGGCCGGCAAGGCGTTCGCCTTCGGCAGCCCCTCCGCCGACGCCGTCCTGGCCTGCGCCGACGTCGACGGCGACGCCCTTGCTCCTGTTCCTGCCGCCGACGACGTGGAGTGGGAGGCCCTGGAAGCGCTGTGCCGGGAGACGGGGGCCAAGGGCCTGGAGGTCGCGGCGGAGGCCGAGCGGATGAGCGCCGTCGGGAAGAAGGTGGTGGAGGTGCAGACGCAGGCGGGGAAGCGCTTCTGGTGGGAGGCAGACGTGGAGGCGCTCGGGGAGGCGGAGCTGCCGGTGTTCGCCAGGGCGCTCCAGCGCCTCCGGGACAACGTGCGCCGCCACGCCGACAAGATGCCCTCCGCTGCACCACAGCCTCATTAGTCCAGGGCAGGGCAGGCCGAGCTTCGCTTAATCGCCATTGTTCTTGGATCATCTTTGCTTAGCTGCCTTTTAATAGTAGTACTGTGTAAGATTAGTGGCGATTATCGTTCACGAGTACAATTGACAGGTTACAGGTTTCAAGATTAATAAGTGGTTTTCTTCTCATGAGCACTCCAGTTACGAGTTCTTTCAGTCTTTGCTGGGTTAAACTAATTGCTGATGGTATCTCAATTTTCTGCACAAATCATGGGTTATTGGATCAACTCGATGAACACAAGATTAGATGCCGAATTAATTGTCGATGAAATACACAATCCGGAACCAAAATAAGCTTCCTTTCGAGCATGCTGCACCTTTCATTAAGGGCAAGACAAGCAGCAACGCAAATATCCACGACGTGAACCTTGttaagggctgatgatgaaccattAAGGGATCTTTGGCTTCAGCCTTCAAGTTTTTATCCACTTAACATAGCTGAGTTAACTGCAATGCTAAGTCTAACTCTTCCGATTCATATGATTGATTGATTTCATTCCAAGTGTCAAAATGATCAAATCTTTATATACATTTGCACCTGCAGTTTGGAAGTTGAGTGCCTACTCCTGCCCTGCCCTAATTTTTCTTGGCATTGCAGTAGGCATTGGACAGAAGCTCCAGTTACTGAATTAAACGCCATTCCCGTTAGCTCGTGGTGGGGGAGTAAGTCAAAATAGATGCAGAGTGCAAACAACAGGCAATAGTGGAAGGAACTAACTGGCATGCATTCAGTTAATTTGCGAGTAATATGATACTCCctcagtcccataatataagagtgttttgaaacgctcttatattatgagacagagggagtataaaagtAATGCTAGTAGAAACTCCAAAACAAATCAAGTGAAACTCTCCCTGCCAAAAAAAAATCAAGTGAAACTCGCTTTCTGTTTCGAAAATATTCCCGATGTGAATTGATGGTGGTCTTCAAGGTTTTGCCTCAGCTCCAACCTCAAACGGCAGTACAGATACTTCAACAATGGCAGCAACCAGTTGCGATCCATCGCAACGAAACAAATGTCACTGAGACTTCGACGATGGCAGCACAAAAGAGAGAAGGTGAATAACGGTGTGCAGGAAGAATGAATGAGTTTTCACCTTTTGGGGAGACTTGGAGCAGGTGCTTAACTAAAACAAACTGGTTCTTTTTGCCATGTAAGATAGCCAATGTGCTTATTTCATACATGCATGATTACGCCCGGCCACTTCGCAAATGGTTATGGATAGTAACTAGCACTGATGTATACATAATAAAATCATTTAACCCCCAATAAAGAGGAGGTTGCATTATTAGAGTAGACAAGTTTAGATGCTTGTAATGCGGCTATATCATCTCTCTTTAAGCACCAGATATCACTAT
This portion of the Triticum dicoccoides isolate Atlit2015 ecotype Zavitan chromosome 7A, WEW_v2.0, whole genome shotgun sequence genome encodes:
- the LOC119333573 gene encoding agamous-like MADS-box protein AGL61, which codes for MTQPPRLLPVVERATTTLPPLGKKTKGRQRRENRRVEDKESRQVTFSKRKSGLWKKAAELALLCRASLAIVVFSEAGKAFAFGSPSADAVLACADVDGDALAPVPAADDVEWEALEALCRETGAKGLEVAAEAERMSAVGKKVVEVQTQAGKRFWWEADVEALGEAELPVFARALQRLRDNVRRHADKMPSAAPQPH